A single window of Flavobacteriales bacterium DNA harbors:
- the rplM gene encoding 50S ribosomal protein L13 gives MNTISNKTVSLNKATVKKEWFVIDAENEVLGRLSSKVAFVLRGKHKTGFTPHVDCGDHVIVINAEKVKLTGKKMEDKEYIRHSGYPGGQKITKVADMLDHKPTMVIEKAVRGMLPKNKLGNHIIGNLHVYAGSEHQHAGQNPQPLALSSIK, from the coding sequence GTGAATACTATAAGCAACAAAACCGTTTCGCTGAACAAAGCAACGGTCAAGAAAGAGTGGTTTGTGATTGATGCCGAAAACGAGGTGCTGGGAAGACTTTCTTCCAAAGTAGCTTTCGTTTTGCGCGGGAAACACAAAACCGGATTCACCCCTCACGTGGACTGCGGTGATCATGTGATTGTGATCAATGCAGAAAAAGTAAAACTGACCGGTAAGAAAATGGAGGACAAGGAGTACATCCGTCACTCCGGCTATCCCGGCGGTCAGAAAATCACCAAGGTGGCAGACATGCTGGATCATAAACCTACCATGGTCATTGAAAAAGCCGTAAGGGGAATGCTTCCTAAGAACAAACTGGGTAACCACATCATCGGCAACCTGCACGTATATGCCGGTTCCGAACATCAGCATGCTGGACAAAACCCACAACCACTGGCCCTGAGCTCAATCAAATAA
- the frr gene encoding ribosome recycling factor, with amino-acid sequence MTPELKACIENAKKQMARSIDHLEAELLKIRAGRANATMLDSVHVDYYGTSTPLSQVANVSAPDPKTLTIQPWEKSMIEPIEKAIRESNLGFNPQNDGALVRISIPPLTEERRVELVKKTKSEGENGKVSLRNIRREANDAIKGMVKNGLAEDLAKDAEHEIQQLTDQFSRKIDGHLEQKEKEIMTV; translated from the coding sequence ATGACTCCGGAATTAAAAGCCTGCATCGAAAATGCGAAAAAACAAATGGCGAGATCCATCGACCATCTGGAAGCCGAACTTCTGAAAATACGTGCAGGAAGGGCCAATGCCACCATGCTCGATAGTGTGCATGTGGATTATTACGGCACCAGCACCCCGTTGAGTCAGGTGGCCAATGTATCCGCACCGGATCCCAAAACACTGACCATTCAGCCCTGGGAAAAATCCATGATCGAACCCATTGAAAAGGCCATCCGCGAATCCAACCTGGGCTTCAATCCGCAGAATGATGGAGCCCTGGTGCGCATCAGCATCCCGCCACTCACGGAAGAGCGTCGGGTGGAATTGGTGAAGAAGACCAAATCGGAAGGCGAAAACGGAAAAGTGAGCCTGAGAAACATCCGCAGAGAAGCCAATGATGCCATCAAAGGCATGGTGAAGAACGGACTAGCGGAAGACCTGGCCAAAGATGCCGAGCATGAAATTCAGCAGCTGACCGATCAGTTCTCACGCAAGATCGATGGCCACCTCGAACAGAAGGAAAAGGAGATCATGACCGTCTGA
- the rpsI gene encoding 30S ribosomal protein S9, which yields MDTINTIGRRKTSVARLYLSEGEGVFYINKRDGNEYFTVPELVQKINQPFELTESKGKYDVVVNVKGGGIKGQAEAIRLAISKALCEVNPEFRAKLKPEGLLTRDSRMVERKKFGRRKARKRFQFSKR from the coding sequence ATGGATACCATCAACACCATTGGAAGAAGAAAAACCTCCGTCGCCAGGCTCTATCTGAGCGAAGGCGAAGGCGTGTTTTACATCAATAAAAGGGACGGAAACGAATACTTCACCGTTCCCGAGCTTGTGCAAAAAATCAATCAACCCTTCGAACTGACCGAAAGCAAAGGAAAGTACGATGTGGTTGTGAATGTAAAGGGCGGTGGTATCAAAGGACAGGCGGAAGCGATCCGTCTGGCCATCAGCAAGGCCCTTTGTGAAGTGAATCCCGAATTCAGAGCCAAATTGAAGCCCGAGGGTTTGTTGACCCGCGATTCTCGCATGGTTGAGAGAAAGAAATTCGGAAGAAGGAAGGCAAGAAAGAGATTCCAGTTCAGCAAACGTTAA
- a CDS encoding hemerythrin domain-containing protein, which produces MQAIARDERIKDLVQKHEFLRDVLSRFNIDQGLYGLSIVDACNVVGLNADFLLTVLSAYGNLNAFPEKELRTFPVTTMLDFLQKTHQYYRYRRIPEGEKYIFDMIRESMNPDSRLDEVNRRFTEVKDEILEHIEEEEASLFPYILYLYNIGYNEYNLVELYELMEKNTISTFAAEHDDIERQLGDVLQILKNCDDKVHSLPSYAKTVRHLEGLIKDLTIHKWVEERVLTPAAMEIEANIRKEIY; this is translated from the coding sequence ATGCAAGCCATAGCACGAGACGAGCGAATCAAGGACCTGGTGCAAAAACACGAGTTCCTGCGCGACGTACTGAGCCGGTTCAATATCGACCAGGGTTTGTATGGCCTTTCCATTGTGGATGCGTGCAACGTGGTGGGTTTGAACGCCGACTTCCTGCTTACCGTACTCAGTGCCTATGGCAACCTCAATGCATTTCCGGAGAAAGAACTGCGGACCTTCCCGGTGACCACCATGCTCGACTTCCTCCAGAAAACACACCAGTACTACCGGTACAGGCGCATACCTGAAGGTGAGAAATACATCTTCGACATGATTCGTGAATCCATGAATCCCGACTCAAGACTGGACGAAGTCAACCGCAGGTTCACAGAAGTAAAAGACGAGATACTCGAGCACATCGAAGAAGAGGAAGCATCCCTGTTCCCCTACATCCTCTACCTATATAATATAGGGTACAACGAATACAACCTGGTGGAGCTTTACGAACTGATGGAAAAGAACACCATCTCCACGTTCGCCGCCGAACACGATGACATAGAAAGGCAACTGGGAGATGTGTTACAGATCCTCAAGAACTGTGACGACAAGGTTCACTCACTCCCATCCTACGCCAAAACCGTCCGTCACCTGGAAGGATTGATCAAGGATCTCACCATTCACAAATGGGTGGAGGAAAGGGTGCTGACACCTGCCGCCATGGAAATCGAAGCGAACATCCGGAAAGAGATTTACTGA
- the rpsB gene encoding 30S ribosomal protein S2 — translation MSKLTQQELLDAGAHFGHLKRKWNPKMAPFIFMEKNGIHIIDLNKTIAKTEVAKSALKQMAKSGKKILFVATKKQAKSAVADLVKEVNMPYVTERWPGGMLTNFATIRKSIRKLTSIERMKTDGTYDNISKRERLQLERQKEKLTKELGSISDLTRLPAALFVVDIMREHIAVQEAKKLNIPTFAIVDTNSDPTEVDFPIPANDDAAKSITLIVESVVESIKEGLAERKKDKEKEAVVAEKETGADKGKGKIAKKAAPKAEKEEKDAEPKAAGDVAKVEGEE, via the coding sequence ATGTCAAAACTGACCCAACAGGAACTTCTGGATGCAGGCGCACACTTCGGTCACCTGAAACGCAAGTGGAACCCAAAGATGGCACCGTTCATCTTTATGGAAAAGAACGGCATCCACATTATCGACCTGAACAAGACCATCGCAAAGACGGAAGTTGCCAAGTCGGCCCTGAAACAAATGGCCAAATCCGGCAAGAAAATCCTGTTCGTTGCAACCAAGAAGCAAGCCAAATCCGCCGTTGCAGACCTGGTGAAAGAAGTGAACATGCCTTACGTGACCGAACGCTGGCCCGGTGGTATGCTTACCAACTTCGCCACCATCCGCAAGTCCATCCGCAAGCTTACTTCCATCGAGCGGATGAAGACCGACGGAACATACGATAACATTTCCAAGAGAGAGCGCCTTCAACTGGAGCGCCAGAAAGAAAAGCTGACGAAGGAACTCGGTAGCATTTCCGACCTGACCCGCCTGCCCGCCGCCTTGTTCGTGGTGGATATCATGCGCGAGCACATTGCAGTGCAGGAAGCCAAAAAGCTGAACATCCCTACGTTCGCTATCGTGGATACCAACTCGGATCCGACCGAAGTGGATTTCCCGATCCCCGCAAACGATGACGCCGCCAAATCCATCACCCTGATTGTCGAATCCGTGGTTGAGTCGATCAAGGAAGGTCTTGCAGAGCGTAAGAAAGACAAGGAAAAGGAAGCTGTGGTTGCAGAGAAAGAAACCGGTGCCGATAAGGGAAAAGGCAAGATCGCTAAGAAAGCAGCTCCCAAAGCCGAAAAAGAAGAAAAAGACGCAGAGCCGAAAGCCGCTGGTGATGTGGCTAAGGTAGAAGGCGAAGAATAA
- the pdxH gene encoding pyridoxamine 5'-phosphate oxidase: MRMDADPIKQFASWYRDAEASVKSMPEAVCLCTADPSGRPSARMVLMKGFDADGFVFFTNYESRKAMEMITNPQAFLLFYWKELGRQVRIEGPVERVSSEESDDYFATRPRQSQLGAWASAQSRPIKSRFTLLRKVASVAARFANKPVERPPHWGGFRLHPDRMEFWHDRPFRLHDRFEYRMDQGVWKMERLSP, encoded by the coding sequence ATGCGTATGGATGCTGATCCGATCAAACAGTTCGCGTCGTGGTACCGCGATGCTGAAGCCAGTGTGAAATCAATGCCGGAGGCCGTTTGTCTTTGTACGGCCGATCCCTCCGGTCGGCCGTCGGCAAGGATGGTGCTGATGAAGGGATTCGATGCGGATGGGTTCGTTTTCTTCACCAATTACGAAAGCAGAAAGGCAATGGAGATGATCACCAATCCCCAGGCTTTCCTGTTGTTTTACTGGAAGGAATTGGGCAGGCAGGTACGCATAGAAGGTCCGGTTGAAAGGGTGAGTTCCGAAGAATCGGACGACTACTTCGCTACCCGGCCACGCCAGAGCCAGCTGGGTGCATGGGCCTCCGCACAAAGCCGGCCGATCAAATCCAGGTTCACCCTGTTGCGCAAAGTGGCCTCGGTTGCCGCCCGTTTTGCCAACAAACCGGTGGAGCGTCCGCCTCATTGGGGTGGTTTCAGGTTGCACCCCGACCGGATGGAGTTCTGGCACGACCGCCCCTTTCGGTTACACGACCGCTTTGAATACCGCATGGATCAAGGGGTTTGGAAAATGGAGCGGCTCTCTCCCTAA
- the kbl gene encoding glycine C-acetyltransferase has product MYGKFQQFLKDELASIEKAGLYKKERIIATPQGAEIKTSDGRSVINFCANNYLGLSSHPDVIQASHHTLDKRGYGMSSVRFICGTQDVHKELEEKVSKFLGTEDTILYAACFDANGGVFEPLLGPEDALISDELNHASIIDGVRLCKAQRYRYKNNDMADLEEKLKAAQEQRFRMIVTDGVFSMDGYIAKLDQVCDLAEKYDALVMVDDSHATGFVGKTGRGTHEHCGVMGRVDIITSTLGKALGGAMGGFTSGRKEIVELLRQRSRPYLFSNSLAPSIAGAASRVMDLLSETTALRDKLMDNTAYFRAGMKDAGFDIKEGIHPIVPIMLYDAKVAQLFAERLLAEGIYVIGFFYPVVPKEQARIRVQISAAHETHHLDQAIQAFRKVGEEIGVLAR; this is encoded by the coding sequence ATGTACGGTAAGTTTCAGCAGTTTCTGAAAGATGAACTGGCTTCCATTGAAAAGGCAGGCCTGTATAAAAAGGAAAGAATCATCGCCACACCCCAGGGGGCGGAAATCAAAACCTCCGACGGACGCTCGGTGATCAACTTCTGTGCAAACAACTACCTGGGCCTCTCGTCACACCCGGATGTGATTCAGGCGTCGCATCATACACTGGATAAACGCGGATATGGTATGTCTTCGGTTCGGTTCATATGCGGTACACAAGACGTACATAAGGAACTGGAAGAAAAGGTATCCAAATTCCTGGGTACCGAGGATACCATTCTGTATGCTGCGTGTTTCGATGCCAACGGCGGTGTGTTCGAACCCTTGCTGGGGCCTGAGGACGCACTGATTTCAGATGAACTCAACCACGCATCCATCATTGATGGCGTAAGACTGTGCAAAGCACAACGGTACCGGTACAAGAACAATGACATGGCCGATCTGGAGGAGAAACTGAAAGCAGCCCAGGAACAGCGCTTCCGGATGATCGTGACCGACGGGGTGTTCTCGATGGATGGGTACATTGCCAAACTGGATCAGGTTTGCGATCTGGCAGAAAAGTATGATGCGTTGGTGATGGTGGATGACAGCCATGCCACCGGATTTGTGGGAAAAACCGGACGGGGAACCCATGAACATTGCGGTGTGATGGGGCGGGTAGATATCATCACAAGCACTTTGGGTAAAGCCCTCGGCGGTGCGATGGGCGGATTCACGTCCGGCCGGAAGGAAATTGTGGAACTGCTGCGTCAACGTTCCCGCCCTTACCTTTTCTCAAACTCCCTGGCCCCTTCCATTGCGGGTGCCGCGTCCAGGGTGATGGACCTGCTCAGCGAAACCACGGCATTAAGAGACAAACTGATGGATAATACCGCTTATTTCCGCGCAGGAATGAAAGACGCCGGTTTTGATATCAAGGAAGGCATTCATCCCATCGTTCCCATTATGCTGTATGACGCCAAGGTGGCCCAGCTGTTTGCAGAAAGGCTGCTGGCCGAAGGAATCTATGTGATCGGTTTCTTTTACCCGGTGGTACCCAAAGAACAGGCCCGCATCCGGGTGCAGATATCGGCGGCACACGAAACGCATCATCTGGATCAGGCGATTCAGGCCTTTAGGAAGGTGGGAGAGGAAATCGGGGTTCTCGCAAGGTGA
- a CDS encoding DEAD/DEAH box helicase, producing MIRFDEMGLREEILAAITDLGFVEPTPIQQKTIPHLLTREEDLIAIAQTGTGKTAGFGLPVLQNINTGDRDVQALVLCPTRELCLQITRDLESFGKHLKGFHVTAVYGGASMEVQIRSLKKSPQVVVGTPGRTLDLIKRKVLKLSNLKWLVLDEADEMLSMGFKDDLDAILATAPPQRQSLLFSATMPKDIRMLAGKYMEGAVELNVSKEHISTENVSHGYYLVGGRDRYLALKRIADMHPKIYAIIFCRTRSETKDIASKLSQEGYNADALHGDLSQAQRDHVMDRFRQRQLQLLVATDVAARGLDVTDLTHVINYNLPDDDAVYIHRSGRTGRGGKRGWALSIIHVREKGRIKHLTKLIGKPMQQLQVPSAREICEKQLYNVLDKMEKVEVNEEQIADFLPAIASKWEWMSREELIKRFVWVEFSRFLSYYKDVPDKLHEVGNEREVSREDRKKKQGRFDFSWFYLNLGSKNKLNPARLFALLNQHMPTKNVEIGRISIKKSHVFFELDKTHKDEAEAAFRKVRFQGVPLRLEELAADFVPPDLHESSGKRSSKGGGKKAGKRKDMKKKVHRKGQ from the coding sequence ATGATCCGATTTGACGAAATGGGTCTGCGCGAGGAAATCCTTGCCGCCATTACCGACCTGGGTTTTGTTGAACCCACGCCCATCCAGCAAAAAACCATTCCGCATCTGCTTACCCGCGAAGAAGACTTGATTGCCATTGCGCAAACCGGTACAGGGAAAACAGCTGGCTTCGGCTTGCCCGTATTGCAAAACATCAACACCGGTGACCGCGATGTACAGGCCCTCGTGCTGTGTCCCACCCGTGAACTTTGCCTGCAGATCACCCGTGACCTGGAATCGTTCGGGAAACATCTGAAAGGGTTTCATGTGACTGCCGTGTACGGTGGTGCCAGCATGGAAGTGCAGATCAGGTCCCTGAAAAAAAGTCCGCAGGTGGTGGTGGGAACACCCGGTCGTACACTTGATCTCATCAAACGGAAAGTGCTGAAGCTTTCCAATCTCAAGTGGCTGGTATTGGATGAAGCCGATGAAATGTTGTCCATGGGATTCAAGGATGACCTGGATGCCATCCTTGCAACCGCGCCACCGCAACGCCAATCGCTGCTGTTCTCGGCCACCATGCCCAAAGACATTCGCATGCTGGCCGGCAAGTACATGGAAGGTGCCGTTGAGCTGAACGTGAGCAAGGAACACATCAGCACCGAAAATGTGAGTCACGGTTATTACCTCGTGGGTGGCCGCGACCGCTACCTGGCTTTGAAGCGGATCGCAGATATGCACCCGAAGATTTACGCCATCATCTTTTGCCGTACCCGAAGCGAAACCAAAGACATCGCATCCAAACTCAGCCAGGAAGGCTACAACGCGGATGCATTGCACGGTGACCTCAGTCAGGCGCAGCGTGACCATGTGATGGACCGGTTCCGTCAACGTCAGCTTCAGTTGCTCGTTGCCACGGATGTGGCTGCGCGCGGATTGGATGTGACCGACCTCACGCATGTGATCAACTACAACTTGCCCGACGACGATGCCGTGTACATTCACCGGAGCGGCCGTACCGGCAGGGGAGGAAAACGCGGATGGGCCCTGTCCATCATCCATGTGCGTGAGAAAGGCCGGATCAAACATCTTACAAAACTGATCGGTAAACCCATGCAGCAATTGCAGGTGCCGAGTGCAAGAGAGATATGTGAAAAGCAACTCTACAATGTGCTCGACAAGATGGAGAAGGTGGAAGTGAACGAAGAACAGATTGCCGACTTCCTTCCCGCCATTGCATCCAAGTGGGAATGGATGAGCAGGGAAGAACTCATCAAGCGATTTGTTTGGGTGGAGTTCAGTCGTTTCCTTTCCTATTACAAGGATGTGCCCGATAAGCTGCACGAAGTGGGGAATGAAAGAGAAGTGTCACGCGAAGACCGCAAGAAGAAGCAGGGGCGTTTCGATTTTTCTTGGTTCTATCTCAACCTGGGTAGCAAAAACAAGTTGAACCCGGCACGGTTGTTTGCACTTCTGAATCAACACATGCCCACCAAGAACGTGGAGATCGGTCGCATCTCCATCAAGAAAAGCCATGTTTTCTTTGAACTGGACAAGACCCATAAGGATGAAGCGGAAGCAGCATTCAGAAAGGTGCGGTTCCAGGGAGTGCCTCTCCGGCTGGAAGAACTGGCGGCAGATTTTGTTCCACCTGATTTGCATGAATCTTCCGGTAAGCGTTCGTCAAAAGGGGGAGGCAAAAAAGCGGGCAAGCGCAAAGACATGAAAAAGAAAGTGCACAGGAAAGGTCAGTAA
- a CDS encoding UMP kinase: MKYKRVLLKLSGEALMGQKSFGIDNTRLNQYASEIRSVVELGVELAVVVGGGNIFRGIEASKGGIDRVHADYMGMLATVINGMALQSALESIGLQTRLLSAIKMEQICEPFIRRRAVRHLEKGRVVIFGAGTGNPYFTTDTAATLRAIEIEADIILKGTRVDGVYTADPEKDATATRYDKVTFAEVYEKELNVMDMTAFTLCNENKLPIIVFDINAPGNLSRIVQGESVGTLVEF; this comes from the coding sequence ATGAAATACAAAAGGGTACTGTTAAAATTGAGTGGAGAAGCCCTCATGGGCCAGAAGAGTTTCGGCATTGATAACACCAGGCTGAACCAGTATGCATCCGAGATCAGATCGGTGGTTGAACTGGGTGTTGAACTGGCCGTTGTAGTGGGGGGAGGAAATATTTTCCGCGGTATCGAAGCTTCCAAAGGCGGCATTGACCGCGTACATGCCGATTACATGGGCATGCTGGCCACAGTCATCAATGGAATGGCACTTCAATCAGCCCTGGAATCAATCGGTTTACAAACCCGGCTGCTTTCTGCCATTAAAATGGAACAGATCTGCGAGCCCTTTATCCGTCGCCGCGCCGTACGTCACCTTGAAAAAGGTCGGGTGGTTATCTTCGGAGCCGGCACAGGTAATCCCTATTTCACCACGGATACGGCGGCTACCCTGCGTGCCATCGAGATCGAAGCAGACATCATCCTGAAAGGCACACGCGTTGACGGTGTGTATACCGCCGATCCGGAGAAGGATGCAACCGCTACACGGTATGATAAGGTAACCTTTGCAGAGGTGTATGAAAAGGAACTCAACGTGATGGACATGACGGCTTTTACGCTGTGCAATGAGAACAAACTGCCCATCATCGTGTTCGATATCAATGCCCCCGGAAACCTCTCAAGGATTGTTCAGGGCGAATCGGTGGGTACACTGGTTGAGTTTTGA
- a CDS encoding pirin family protein, with translation MAVTIYSKEDQAKGAFDGGRILENKPIGFPQDGGRMKPVSVLFYWAHAWSPEGGLIGEHPHRGFEIVSYVLEGEIQHYDSQLKGWKSLYAGDAQIIRAGNGITHAEKLLPGSAIFQIWFDPGLEASISRPASYNDYPKTSFPVTNQDGATHTRVCGPDAPMDMKTPGVSMEEILAPAGWQTRLELNGQAAGIFLLAGTMKADGQVCNEGDFILAGDQPSVSVETDAPCRIFVLRFPPQVEYKLYKELVASAQ, from the coding sequence ATGGCGGTAACCATATATTCAAAAGAGGATCAGGCCAAAGGTGCCTTTGACGGAGGCCGTATCCTGGAGAACAAACCTATCGGATTCCCGCAGGATGGTGGTCGAATGAAGCCCGTTTCAGTGCTATTCTACTGGGCGCATGCCTGGAGTCCTGAAGGTGGTTTGATCGGTGAACATCCCCATCGGGGTTTTGAAATTGTATCGTATGTGCTGGAAGGAGAGATCCAGCATTACGACAGCCAGCTGAAAGGATGGAAATCATTGTATGCCGGTGACGCGCAGATCATCCGTGCAGGGAATGGAATCACCCATGCCGAGAAATTGTTGCCCGGATCCGCAATCTTCCAGATCTGGTTTGATCCCGGGCTCGAAGCTTCCATCTCAAGGCCGGCATCCTATAACGATTATCCCAAAACATCATTCCCGGTAACCAACCAGGACGGTGCTACCCACACGAGGGTATGCGGACCTGATGCGCCCATGGATATGAAGACACCAGGTGTTTCCATGGAAGAGATACTCGCGCCCGCCGGATGGCAAACCCGGTTGGAACTGAACGGCCAGGCGGCCGGTATTTTCTTGTTGGCCGGTACCATGAAAGCCGATGGCCAGGTTTGCAATGAAGGTGACTTTATCTTGGCCGGTGACCAGCCTTCCGTATCAGTGGAAACCGATGCTCCGTGCCGGATATTCGTGTTACGGTTTCCTCCACAGGTAGAATACAAGCTCTATAAGGAATTGGTGGCTAGTGCGCAATAG
- a CDS encoding elongation factor Ts: MSQITASDVNKLRQQTGAGMMDCKNALTEAGGDFQKAIEILRKKGQKIADKRSDREANEGYVVAKTDANEKKGILIALNCETDFVAKNQDFIDLANSIAETALAHNVKSIDELKQLESNGKTIEANITDEMGKIGEKLEITAFEQINSERVVAYNHPGNKLATLVGVNIADGDAVSKVAREVAMQVAAMNPVALDKEDVSAETIEQELEIARELARKEGKPEDMLDKIAQGKLNKFYKESTLLNQDFVRDTKKTVRQYLGEVNKDLSVSAFRRVGLGI, translated from the coding sequence ATGTCACAAATTACCGCTTCAGATGTAAACAAACTGCGCCAGCAAACCGGTGCAGGTATGATGGATTGCAAGAATGCACTCACCGAAGCCGGTGGGGATTTTCAAAAAGCCATTGAAATCCTTCGCAAAAAAGGACAGAAAATTGCTGACAAGCGTTCCGATCGTGAAGCCAATGAAGGTTATGTGGTTGCCAAGACCGATGCCAACGAAAAGAAAGGTATCCTGATCGCATTGAACTGTGAGACCGATTTTGTGGCCAAGAACCAGGACTTCATCGACCTCGCCAATTCCATCGCTGAAACCGCACTGGCCCACAATGTGAAAAGCATTGATGAACTGAAGCAACTGGAATCGAACGGCAAAACCATTGAAGCGAACATTACCGACGAAATGGGCAAGATCGGTGAGAAACTCGAAATCACCGCTTTCGAACAGATCAATTCCGAAAGGGTTGTGGCCTACAACCACCCCGGTAACAAGCTAGCTACCCTCGTGGGCGTAAACATCGCTGACGGAGATGCCGTGAGCAAAGTGGCACGTGAAGTGGCCATGCAGGTAGCTGCCATGAACCCCGTCGCCCTGGATAAAGAAGATGTAAGCGCTGAAACGATTGAACAGGAACTGGAGATCGCCAGAGAACTGGCACGTAAGGAAGGTAAGCCGGAAGACATGCTGGATAAGATCGCACAGGGCAAACTCAACAAGTTCTACAAGGAGAGCACGCTGCTGAACCAGGACTTCGTTCGCGACACCAAGAAAACCGTACGGCAATACCTCGGAGAGGTGAACAAAGACCTATCCGTCAGCGCCTTCAGGCGTGTCGGCCTCGGCATCTAA
- the gdhA gene encoding NADP-specific glutamate dehydrogenase, translated as METATKDVKKGHEALVEEFMEKVRARNGHEPEFLQAVHEVAEAVIPYMEENPRYKDAKILERICEPERVIMFRVPWKDDKGQFHVNRGFRIEMNSAIGPYKGGLRFHPSVNLSILKFLAFEQVFKNSLTTLPMGGGKGGSDFDPKGKSDNEVMAFCQSFMTELSRHIGANTDVPAGDIGVGGREIGYLFGQYKRIRNEFTGVLTGKSPNWGGSLIRPEATGYGCVYFAEQMLQVHGELIKEKNVVVSGSGNVAQFAVEKVLDLGGKVLTMSDSEGYIYDKKGIDREKLAWIMDLKNVRRGRIREYADKFGADFIAGKRPWEVKCDIALPCATQNELNGEEAQKLVDQGCKAVAEGANMPSTPEAVNVFLKNKIMFGPGKAANAGGVATSGLEMSQNSLRLSWTREEVDSRLKAIMVSIHEMCVKYGKDGGYINYVKGANIAGFVKVADSMIDQGLV; from the coding sequence ATGGAAACCGCAACCAAAGATGTAAAAAAAGGCCATGAAGCCCTGGTCGAGGAATTCATGGAAAAGGTGCGTGCCCGCAACGGTCACGAGCCTGAATTTCTGCAAGCCGTACATGAAGTGGCCGAGGCCGTTATTCCTTATATGGAAGAAAATCCCAGGTATAAGGATGCCAAGATCCTGGAAAGGATCTGTGAACCCGAGCGCGTGATCATGTTCCGCGTGCCCTGGAAAGACGACAAAGGACAGTTCCATGTCAACCGTGGCTTCCGCATTGAAATGAACAGCGCCATCGGACCTTATAAAGGCGGATTGCGTTTCCATCCTTCCGTGAACCTCAGCATCCTGAAGTTCCTCGCATTCGAACAAGTATTCAAGAACAGCCTGACCACCCTCCCCATGGGCGGAGGTAAAGGTGGTTCGGATTTCGATCCCAAGGGAAAAAGCGACAATGAAGTGATGGCCTTCTGCCAGAGCTTTATGACCGAGTTGTCCCGTCATATAGGTGCCAATACAGACGTTCCAGCCGGTGATATCGGGGTGGGTGGTCGCGAGATCGGTTACCTGTTCGGTCAGTACAAGCGCATTCGCAATGAGTTTACAGGTGTACTCACCGGTAAGTCGCCCAACTGGGGTGGAAGTCTCATCCGCCCTGAAGCAACCGGCTACGGATGTGTGTATTTTGCCGAGCAGATGCTGCAGGTGCACGGTGAGCTCATCAAGGAAAAAAACGTGGTGGTTTCCGGTTCGGGCAACGTGGCCCAGTTCGCTGTTGAGAAAGTACTGGATCTGGGAGGAAAGGTGCTGACCATGTCCGACTCCGAAGGATATATCTACGACAAAAAAGGCATCGATCGCGAAAAACTGGCGTGGATCATGGACCTGAAAAATGTGCGCAGGGGCCGTATCCGCGAATACGCCGACAAGTTCGGCGCCGACTTCATAGCCGGCAAACGCCCGTGGGAAGTGAAGTGCGACATTGCCCTGCCTTGTGCCACCCAGAACGAACTCAACGGTGAAGAAGCGCAGAAGCTGGTAGACCAGGGATGCAAAGCGGTGGCCGAAGGCGCCAACATGCCCTCCACACCTGAAGCGGTGAATGTTTTCCTGAAGAACAAGATCATGTTCGGTCCGGGTAAGGCGGCCAATGCCGGTGGTGTGGCCACATCCGGACTCGAAATGAGCCAGAACTCACTGCGTCTTTCCTGGACACGTGAAGAAGTGGACAGCCGGCTGAAAGCCATCATGGTGAGCATCCATGAAATGTGCGTGAAGTACGGAAAGGACGGCGGATACATCAACTACGTCAAGGGCGCCAACATCGCCGGTTTCGTAAAGGTGGCCGACTCCATGATCGATCAGGGCCTGGTATAG